One window of the Pseudofrankia sp. DC12 genome contains the following:
- a CDS encoding AAA family ATPase — translation MAQDDENVGQVGPTGRPMPLFPVPEQLPSHGPAWILAMCNQKGGVGKTTSTINLGAALAEYGRRVLLVDFDPQGALSVGLGINPNQFELTVHDLLLGGGDTHVNDVIIETQVEGLDLLPSNIDLSAGEVLLVSEVGREHSLARALTPVHDEYDVILVDCQPSLGLLTVNALTAAHAVIIPLECEYFALRGVALLLQTIDKVRERLNSRLDLAGILATMYDARTLHAREVLARVVERFPEEVFHTVINRTVRFPETTVAGEPITTYAPTSVGAAGYRRLARELMSRHARPPLVG, via the coding sequence ATGGCGCAGGACGACGAGAACGTCGGCCAGGTCGGGCCGACCGGGCGGCCGATGCCGTTGTTCCCGGTGCCCGAGCAGCTCCCGTCGCACGGTCCCGCCTGGATTCTCGCCATGTGCAACCAGAAGGGCGGCGTCGGAAAGACGACCAGCACGATCAACCTGGGCGCCGCGCTCGCCGAGTACGGCCGCCGGGTGCTGCTGGTCGATTTCGACCCGCAGGGCGCGCTGTCAGTCGGCCTCGGCATCAACCCGAACCAGTTCGAGCTGACGGTGCACGACCTGCTGCTCGGCGGCGGGGACACCCACGTCAACGATGTGATCATCGAGACGCAGGTCGAGGGCCTCGACCTGCTGCCGAGCAACATCGACCTGTCGGCCGGTGAGGTGCTGCTGGTCAGCGAGGTCGGCCGCGAGCACAGCCTGGCCCGCGCGCTGACACCCGTCCACGACGAGTACGACGTCATCCTCGTCGACTGCCAGCCGTCGCTGGGCCTGCTCACCGTGAACGCGCTGACGGCCGCTCATGCGGTGATCATCCCGCTGGAGTGCGAGTACTTCGCGCTGCGCGGGGTGGCCCTGCTCCTGCAGACGATCGACAAGGTCCGCGAGCGGCTCAACTCCCGCCTCGACCTCGCCGGCATCCTCGCGACCATGTACGACGCCCGCACCCTGCACGCCCGTGAGGTGCTGGCCCGGGTGGTCGAGCGGTTCCCCGAAGAGGTCTTCCACACCGTGATCAACCGGACGGTCCGCTTCCCGGAGACCACGGTCGCCGGCGAGCCCATCACGACCTACGCGCCCACCTCGGTCGGCGCCGCCGGCTACCGGCGGCTCGCCCGGGAGCTGATGAGCCGCCACGCGCGGCCTCCGCTGGTCGGCTGA